In the Alkaliphilus oremlandii OhILAs genome, one interval contains:
- a CDS encoding UDP-N-acetylglucosamine 1-carboxyvinyltransferase, with protein sequence MEKLIIEGGKKLNGTVKISGFKNAAVAILPATVLAGDTCVIDNLPQISDVKILADMLSSLGANVKELRPNTLQINTTAMEGCFADHDLAKELRASYYLLGAGLGRFKKAKVAYPGGCSIGSRPIDQHIKGFEAMGASVSIEHGIITVEADKLVGAEIYLDVVSVGATINIMLAAVMAEGTTIIDNAAKEPHVVDMANFLNCMGADVKGAGTDVIKIKGVEKLGGCIHTVIPDQIEAGTYMIAAAAAGGDVLIDNVIPKHLDAITAKLKEMGVTVIENGESLRVISSGRLKSVGIKTLVYPGFPTDLQQPMSSLLSTAEGTGIVTETIFEGRFKHVDELKRMGADIKVDGRVAVIHGVENLTGAKVSASDLRAGASLIVAGLAAKGETEIENVHYIDRGYDQLEQKLISLGASIRRKKETN encoded by the coding sequence ATGGAAAAATTAATAATTGAAGGCGGAAAAAAGTTAAATGGTACGGTTAAAATCAGTGGATTTAAAAATGCAGCAGTGGCTATTCTGCCAGCAACAGTACTGGCTGGAGATACTTGCGTAATCGATAACTTACCACAAATCAGTGATGTAAAAATATTAGCGGATATGCTGTCCAGTTTGGGCGCAAACGTAAAGGAGTTAAGACCCAATACATTGCAAATTAATACAACTGCCATGGAAGGTTGCTTTGCAGATCACGATTTAGCAAAGGAACTAAGAGCTTCCTATTACCTTTTAGGGGCTGGTCTCGGCCGATTTAAAAAAGCGAAGGTGGCATATCCAGGAGGATGCTCCATTGGAAGCAGACCTATTGATCAGCATATTAAAGGATTCGAAGCAATGGGTGCCAGTGTCAGTATCGAGCATGGTATTATCACTGTGGAAGCAGATAAACTAGTTGGTGCAGAAATATATTTGGATGTTGTCAGCGTTGGAGCAACTATTAACATCATGCTGGCAGCAGTTATGGCTGAGGGAACAACGATTATAGACAATGCAGCAAAGGAGCCTCATGTTGTGGACATGGCCAACTTCTTAAACTGCATGGGCGCAGACGTTAAGGGCGCAGGTACCGATGTAATAAAAATTAAAGGTGTAGAAAAGCTGGGTGGTTGTATCCATACGGTGATACCAGATCAAATAGAGGCTGGGACTTATATGATTGCTGCCGCTGCTGCTGGTGGCGATGTGTTAATCGATAACGTCATACCGAAGCACTTGGATGCCATCACTGCAAAGCTGAAGGAAATGGGTGTTACGGTGATAGAAAACGGGGAATCTTTAAGGGTAATCTCTTCCGGTAGATTGAAGAGTGTTGGCATCAAAACCTTAGTGTATCCAGGATTTCCAACGGATTTACAACAGCCAATGAGCAGTCTGTTGTCCACAGCAGAAGGAACGGGAATTGTAACGGAAACTATTTTTGAAGGGCGCTTTAAGCATGTGGATGAGCTGAAAAGAATGGGTGCAGACATCAAGGTGGACGGTAGGGTAGCAGTGATCCATGGTGTTGAAAATCTAACAGGGGCAAAGGTGTCCGCTTCCGATCTGAGAGCAGGCGCTTCTTTGATCGTTGCTGGTCTTGCGGCGAAGGGCGAAACCGAAATAGAAAATGTTCACTATATCGACAGAGGATATGATCAATTGGAACAGAAATTGATCAGCTTGGGTGCAAGCATCAGAAGAAAAAAGGAAACGAATTAA
- a CDS encoding MBL fold metallo-hydrolase, producing MTVRFCSLASGSSGNCHLVHDKDHFILIDAGLSGKQIENKLKEVDVDPRNLSAILVSHEHSDHINGVGILSRRYNVPIYANTGTWEGMGCKIGKVKEENIKNFVSNEDFYIGDFNIRPYRISHDANEPVGFSIKKKDIKISIATDLGYISEDVIGEIEGSNLVILESNHDEEMLKAGSYPYSLKRRVLSNMGHLSNEAAGNAIVELVHKNVKSILLAHLSKENNFPELAIATVKNILENKKIIVGRDIELDLLYRDRVSNIYQF from the coding sequence ATGACAGTTCGTTTTTGCTCTTTAGCAAGTGGGAGTAGCGGTAATTGCCATTTGGTCCATGATAAAGATCATTTCATATTAATAGATGCAGGGCTGAGTGGCAAGCAAATAGAAAATAAGCTGAAAGAAGTTGATGTAGATCCTAGAAACCTTTCGGCGATTCTAGTGAGTCACGAGCACAGCGATCATATCAATGGTGTTGGTATATTATCTAGAAGGTATAATGTTCCCATTTATGCGAATACTGGAACATGGGAAGGGATGGGCTGTAAGATTGGAAAAGTTAAGGAGGAAAATATAAAAAACTTTGTATCCAACGAAGATTTTTATATTGGAGACTTTAACATCCGGCCTTATAGAATCTCTCACGATGCCAATGAACCCGTTGGATTCAGTATTAAGAAAAAGGATATTAAAATAAGCATTGCTACAGACCTCGGGTATATAAGCGAAGATGTTATAGGTGAAATAGAGGGCTCCAATCTCGTCATATTAGAATCGAATCATGATGAAGAAATGCTGAAGGCTGGCAGCTATCCCTATAGCTTAAAGAGAAGAGTCCTTTCAAATATGGGGCATCTATCCAATGAAGCCGCAGGGAATGCCATCGTTGAGCTGGTACACAAAAATGTAAAATCCATATTACTTGCCCATTTGAGCAAGGAAAATAATTTTCCTGAACTAGCGATCGCAACAGTAAAAAATATTTTAGAAAACAAAAAAATTATTGTAGGAAGAGACATAGAACTAGATTTACTGTATAGGGACAGGGTAAGTAATATATATCAATTTTAA
- a CDS encoding two-component system regulatory protein YycI gives MDWSKAKNILIVAFIVTNIFLTYSLQSKFFGEQESQMITDEYVMDVEKHLNNNAIYLNVNIPREIVSLPILMVRYHVFDAEQTASKLLGKNYQRQNQTLEDKILKKEIFKGQDKELIIDGGKRIQYMNYDGNVKHFVLNEKTVNKMSNDFLKQNDLLTPDIELSQVYYGKQEDLEDEQVYKLVYNQKYKNKFLGESYIHVYVSNRGVVKMEAMLLEYEKTQQQKKAVIPAAEALTRAMGAIVGENDGDVFVNEINLGYYFSPSDYMESDWKEIVSGTAFPSWKITIDNGKTYFVEAYKN, from the coding sequence ATGGATTGGTCCAAAGCAAAAAATATTTTAATTGTAGCCTTCATCGTAACAAATATTTTTCTGACATATAGTTTGCAAAGTAAGTTTTTTGGTGAACAGGAAAGTCAAATGATTACGGATGAATATGTAATGGATGTTGAAAAGCACCTAAATAATAATGCCATTTACTTGAATGTGAATATTCCCAGAGAGATTGTTTCTCTGCCGATATTGATGGTAAGATACCATGTATTTGATGCTGAACAGACAGCTTCAAAGCTTTTAGGCAAAAATTATCAGCGGCAAAATCAGACCTTGGAGGATAAAATTTTAAAGAAGGAAATCTTTAAGGGCCAGGACAAGGAATTAATCATAGACGGTGGAAAACGAATCCAATATATGAATTATGATGGAAATGTTAAACATTTTGTACTGAATGAAAAAACGGTCAATAAGATGAGTAATGATTTTTTAAAGCAGAATGATTTACTGACTCCAGATATAGAACTGTCCCAAGTATATTACGGCAAACAGGAAGATTTAGAAGACGAACAAGTCTATAAATTAGTCTATAACCAGAAATACAAAAATAAGTTCCTGGGGGAAAGCTATATCCATGTCTATGTGAGCAATCGGGGTGTCGTGAAAATGGAAGCCATGCTCCTGGAGTATGAGAAAACCCAACAGCAGAAGAAAGCGGTTATTCCTGCGGCAGAAGCTTTAACGAGGGCCATGGGTGCAATTGTAGGAGAAAATGATGGCGATGTATTTGTAAATGAAATCAATCTGGGGTATTATTTTAGTCCTTCCGACTATATGGAATCGGATTGGAAAGAAATCGTATCCGGAACTGCATTTCCATCGTGGAAAATAACCATCGACAACGGAAAGACTTATTTTGTAGAGGCTTACAAAAACTAA
- the htrA gene encoding serine protease HtrA, which yields MNNFENERKNQFEEQDANTSSRNKEQETESYRELAVEEVEMKAEESILQVEPVAVNVSIEEMEKELNRMERRFSKESRKRFISGTLAGIVLGGALTLGATYQLLPEMLEQRGISFNEAAQNITINPNQDLTVYSAVAKKVMPSVVGITTVSLQRTWLGMQEASGVGTGVIVDARGYILTNSHVVNDGNAKEVKVLLSDGRQLDAKVLWNEASLDLAVIKIEGENFIAADLGDSDGVEVGEIAIAIGNPLGLTFERSLTQGVISGLNRTITINTAGETIENLMQTDASINPGNSGGPLLNAKGQVIGINTAKISTGEGLGFAIPINIAKPIVDQFIENGEFTRVYLGIRGLNLDAYRAYSGEQTPVEHGVYVKEVLENSVAAKYGIQGNDIIVKIDNDEISRMSNLTRSIYKYRPGDKATITVIRNNKEVKVDIVFESFAER from the coding sequence TTGAATAATTTTGAAAATGAAAGAAAAAATCAATTTGAAGAGCAGGATGCAAACACAAGTAGCAGAAATAAAGAGCAAGAAACAGAAAGCTACAGAGAGCTTGCAGTAGAAGAGGTAGAGATGAAAGCGGAAGAATCCATCCTACAAGTGGAGCCTGTAGCGGTAAATGTAAGCATAGAGGAAATGGAAAAAGAACTCAACAGGATGGAGAGAAGATTCTCCAAAGAATCACGCAAAAGGTTTATCAGTGGTACCTTAGCTGGAATAGTTTTGGGAGGTGCGCTAACTTTAGGTGCTACCTATCAGCTTTTGCCAGAGATGTTGGAACAAAGAGGTATATCATTTAATGAAGCTGCACAGAACATTACAATTAACCCGAACCAGGATTTAACAGTATATTCTGCCGTTGCTAAAAAGGTAATGCCCTCCGTCGTAGGTATTACAACGGTTTCTCTTCAGAGAACCTGGCTGGGCATGCAAGAAGCATCGGGAGTAGGTACTGGGGTAATCGTAGATGCTAGAGGGTATATACTGACCAACTCCCATGTAGTAAATGATGGTAATGCAAAAGAGGTAAAGGTGCTTCTCAGCGATGGTAGACAACTGGATGCTAAGGTTCTATGGAATGAAGCCAGCTTAGATCTTGCAGTGATAAAAATAGAAGGAGAAAACTTTATCGCCGCAGATTTGGGTGACAGTGATGGTGTAGAGGTAGGAGAAATTGCCATTGCCATTGGAAATCCACTGGGACTAACCTTTGAAAGAAGTTTAACCCAAGGAGTTATCAGCGGATTGAACAGAACCATCACCATAAATACTGCTGGGGAGACCATAGAAAACCTAATGCAGACAGATGCTTCTATTAACCCAGGAAATAGTGGTGGTCCATTACTAAATGCAAAAGGACAGGTTATAGGGATCAACACAGCTAAAATAAGCACTGGGGAAGGCTTGGGATTTGCTATACCAATTAATATTGCAAAACCAATTGTAGATCAATTCATTGAAAATGGAGAATTTACAAGGGTATATCTGGGCATTAGAGGATTGAACTTAGATGCTTATAGAGCCTATAGTGGAGAACAGACACCGGTAGAACATGGTGTTTACGTTAAAGAGGTATTGGAAAACTCAGTGGCAGCAAAGTATGGAATTCAAGGAAATGATATTATCGTTAAAATTGATAATGATGAGATCAGTAGAATGAGCAATTTGACAAGATCCATCTACAAATACAGACCGGGAGACAAAGCCACAATAACGGTAATCAGAAATAACAAGGAAGTAAAGGTCGATATTGTATTCGAATCATTTGCAGAAAGATAA